In Populus nigra chromosome 1, ddPopNigr1.1, whole genome shotgun sequence, one genomic interval encodes:
- the LOC133687825 gene encoding probable disease resistance protein At4g27220: MDQERPQKKRVKHTDPFWDHVEKTNDGGPFKCKFCKSIFAASTSISRFKYHLSGESGKGVGICGRVPVDVKEAAYQATHKKQNAIPPIDHTVPNVEAQRIEQEGRDLLDMTMEDWTESTRWEELMVIDEAGGSRGSQGQGGYPSDILDTENLTQSRTVEGIALIDQVRVYEEQGTEVSDGGMENLTDNFTRGVSIVTAESRVSEGLDAHKAKGEALLTTKLVGQASDRNKETIWSSLMKDDVLSVGIYGMGGVGKTSLVTHIHNQLLQRPSSFNYVFWVTVSQNFTISKLQYLIAKAINLDLSNEEDEKKRAAKLSKALVAKGKSVLILDDLWNHFLLEMVGIPVAVNACKLILTSRSLEVCRRMGCQNSIKVELLTKEEAWTLFVEKLGHYDKLSPEVAAIAKSVAAECACLPLGIIAMAGSMREVDDLHEWRNALAELKRSEVGVEDMEPEVFHILRFSYMHLNDSALQQCLLYCAFFPEDFIVDREDLIGYLIDEGIIQPMKSRQAEYDRGQAMLNKLENACLLESYISKEDYRCFKMHDLIRDMALQKLREKSPIMVEVGEQLKELPDEDEWKVDVMRVSLMQNHLKGIPSGCAPMCPKLSTLFLSLNFKLEMIADSFFKHLQGLKVLNLSCTAIRELPSSFSDLVNLTALYLRRCHNLRYIPSLAKLRELRKLDLRYNALEELPQGMEMLSNLRYLNLFGNSLKEMPAGILPKLSQLQFLNVNRASGIFKTVRVEEVACLKRMETLRYQFCDLVDFKKYLKSPEVRQALTTYFFTIGQLGVDRVMDSLLYMTPEEVFYKEVLVHDCQIGEKGRFLELPEDVSSFSIGRCHDARSLCDVSPFKHATSLKSLGMWNVMG; this comes from the exons ATGGACCAA GAGCGCCCACAAAAGAAGAGGGTTAAACATACCGATCCATTTTGGGATCATGTTGAGAAGACAAATGATGGTGGTCCTTTCAAGTGCAAATTTTGCAAATCTATATTTGCTGCGTCTACTTCAATCTCAAGGTTCAAATATCATTTGTCAGGAGAAAGTGGGAAAGGAGTTGGTATTTGTGGAAGAGTACCCGTTGATGTTAAAGAAGCAGCCTACCAAGCAAcgcacaaaaaacaaaatgccatCCCACCAATTGATCATACAGTTCCTAATGTAGAAGCTCAAAGAATAGAGCAAGAAGGGAGGGATCTCCTAGATATGACAATGGAAGATTGGACAGAGAGTACGAGATGGGAAGAGTTGATGGTTATTGACGAAGCTGGTGGATCGAGAGGTTCTCAAGGGCAAGGAGGATATCCTTCAGACATACTAGATACAGAAAATTTGACACAGAGCAGAACCGTGGAAGGGATTGCACTTATTGACCAAGTTAGAGTTTATGAAGAGCAAGGGACAGAAGTTTCAGATGGTGGAATGGAGAATTTGACAGACAACTTCACCAGAGGTGTGTCGATAGTTACTGCCGAAAGTAGAGTTTCTGAAGGGCTTGATGCACATAAAGCTAAAGGAGAAGCATTGCTGACAACAAAGCTGGTAGGTCAGGCTTCTGACAGAAATAAGGAGACGATCTGGTCTAGCTTAATGAAGGATGACGTCTTAAGTGTTGGCATATATGGGATGGGCGGTGTCGGAAAAACATCACTGGTGACGCATATCCATAATCAGCTGCTACAAAGACCAAGTTCTTTCAATTATGTGTTTTGGGTTACCGTATCACAAAATTTCACCATCAGTAAATTGCAGTATCTTATTGCCAAAGCTATTAATTTAGACCTTTCAAATGAAGAGGATGAGAAGAAAAGAGCTGCAAAGTTGTCTAAAGCATTAGTTGCCAAGGGAAAATCTGTTCTCATTCTAGATGATTTATGGAATCATTTTCTGCTAGAAATGGTGGGCATACCTGTTGCAGTTAACGCGTGCAAGTTGATTCTCACAAGTCGATCGTTAGAAGTTTGTCGGCGGATGGGTTGCCAAAACAGCATCAAGGTAGAGCTTCTTACTAAAGAAGAAGCTTGGACTTTGTTCGTGGAGAAACTTGGGCATTATGATAAACTTTCTCCTGAAGTCGCAGCCATAGCAAAATCTGTTGCAGCAGAATGCGCTTGTCTACCACTTGGGATTATAGCAATGGCAGGAAGCATGAGGGAAGTGGATGACTTGCATGAATGGAGGAATGCATTGGCAGAATTGAAACGATCAGAAGTTGGGGTAGAAGACATGGAACCTGAGGTATTCCATATTTTGAGATTTAGTTACATGCACTTGAATGACTCAGCATTGCAACAGTGTCTCTTATACTGCGCATTTTTTCCAGAGGATTTCATCGTAGATAGAGAGGACTTGATAGGTTATTTGATCGATGAGGGAATAATTCAACCAATGAAGAGCAGGCAGGCAGAATATGATAGAGGTCAGGCTATGCTTAACAAACTTGAAAATGCTTGCTTACTGGAAAGTTATATAAGCAAAGAAGACTACAGATGTTTCAAGATGCATGACTTGATTCGAGATATGGCTCTTCAGAAACTAAGGGAGAAATCACCAATCATGGTTGAAGTTGGGGAGCAACTAAAAGAATTACCAGATGAGGATGAGTGGAAAGTGGATGTCATGAGAGTTTCGTTGATGCAAAATCACCTCAAGGGAATTCCCTCTGGCTGTGCACCTATGTGTCCCAAGCTTTCAACGttgtttttatccttaaatttcAAGCTAGAAATGATTGCGGATTCCTTTTTCAAACATTTGCAAGGGCTCAAGGTTCTTAATCTATCATGCACCGCTATCCGGGAATTGCCAAGTTCCTTCTCCGACTTAGTGAATCTCACTGCTTTATATCTCAGAAGGTGTCACAATCTAAGATATATACCATCACTAGCAAAGCTTAGGGAGTTGAGGAAATTGGATCTCCGCTATAATGCACTTGAAGAACTGCCTCAAGGGATGGAAATGCTGTCCAATCTCAG GTATCTTAATCTTTTTGGAAATAGTCTTAAGGAGATGCCTGCTGGTATATTACCTAAGCTCTCACAGCTACAATTCCTTAACGTGAACCGGGCGTCCGGCATTTTCAAGACAGTACGAGTAGAGGAAGTAGCATGCTTGAAGAGGATGGAAACTTTGAGATACCAATTCTGTGATCTTGTTGATTTCAAGAAGTACCTCAAATCTCCAGAAGTGAGGCAAGCTCTGACCACATACTTCTTCACAATAGGACAACTAGGTGTGGATCGAGTAATGGATTCTTTACTTTATATGACACCAGAGGAAGTCTTTTATAAAGAAGTTTTGGTTCATGATTGCCAAATCGGTGAAAAAGGAAGGTTTCTTGAGCTCCCAGAAGATGTTTCATCTTTCTCAATCGGAAGATGTCACGACGCAAGGAGCTTATGCGATGTTTCTCCATTTAAACATGCAACTTCACTGAAGTCCTTGGGGATGTGGAATGTGATGGGATAG